ATAACGACCCTTAGGTATCCATTTTATATCAGATTCGCTGCTGAAGGGTTGTAACCCCAAACCAAGAAACCGAATATTAAAATCCTTTGATACCCCCTTAATTTCTTTTATATAGGTATCAAAATCCTCAGCAAAGTTAGCTATACGTCTCTGGTGTAGGGAGCTTAATTCTAATTGTCCTCCAGGCTCTAGATTAATAAAGGCTCCCTTTCTAACTAAGGCAATAATCTCCCCGTCCTCATCAATAATCTCCCATCCATATTTCTCATTCATCAACCTCAGTAGACTTTCTATACCCCCCTCATCATAATAGGGTACTGCTTTACCATCTCTAGAAAAGACACCGAGCTTTTCTATTTCAACCCCAACCTTTAAATCATCAACAGATTTTCTCTGTTTTTCGAAGTATTGGGTAAGTTGGTTAAGATTGGTTATTCTCTCTTTCTTTCTCATTGATTATCAAATCTCTGATCAAGAGTTAATGAAACTGGCAAGAGGTTTCTTTAAGGAAAAGAGGATTGTTTCTAAAATAAAATCAATCATATATTAACTCCTTTGCTCCGTCAAGCCATTTAATTTCTGCGATTTATTAAGTTTTTAAAAAGATAGAAGATTTACTTCTTTTTTAAAAAATCAATGTATTCGAATATCTGATTTCATCTATGAGAATCTCAAACTTATTGACCTAAATACTTTCATTTGCTATATTTATATACCTTCAAAAATCTATTTCAAAAAAAGGGTCATTATGGAAAGACTAAGGATAGGGTTTATTATGGACCCTATGGAAAGTGTCAATATTGAAGATGATACGAGCTGTGCCCTTATAATGGAGTGTCAAAAGAGAGGACATGAAATATACTATTTACTCCTAAAGGACCTGTTTATTTTTGACAACAAGCCCCTTGCAAATCTAAGAAAGGTTATCATTGACAAGGAGAAAGGTTTTCAACTTCTTGATTTCCTTGAGAAGAAACCACTTGATGGATTAGATGTTATATTCGTAAGAAAAGACC
This genomic interval from Nitrospinota bacterium contains the following:
- a CDS encoding glutathione synthase (catalyzes the second step in the glutathione biosynthesis pathway, where it synthesizes ATP + gamma-L-glutamyl-L-cysteine + glycine = ADP + phosphate + glutathione); translation: MERLRIGFIMDPMESVNIEDDTSCALIMECQKRGHEIYYLLLKDLFIFDNKPLANLRKVIIDKEKGFQLLDFLEKKPLDGLDVIFVRKDPPFNMDYIYCTYILEHITKKTFVINDPKGIRAANEKL